A region of Domibacillus sp. DTU_2020_1001157_1_SI_ALB_TIR_016 DNA encodes the following proteins:
- the rocF gene encoding arginase, whose product MKNRNVSIIGVPMDLGQTRRGVDMGPSAIRYAGVEEQLEQLGYAVYDEGNITVELKERAAADPDTNLKNLAAVAEGNELLAKKIQESTAQDRFPLILGGDHSIAIGTLAGVAKDNPNLGVIWFDAHGDLNTAETSPSGNIHGMPLAVSIGIGHPLLTNIGGYAPKIKPENIVIIGARDLDDGERELIKETGIKVYTMHEIDRLGMTSVMQETISYLRERTNGVHLSLDLDGLDPQEAPGVGTPVPGGITYREGHLAMEMLEEEGIITSAEFVEVNPILDEKNKTGNAAVALICSLFGEKLL is encoded by the coding sequence TTATTGGTGTACCAATGGATTTAGGACAAACCCGCCGCGGTGTAGATATGGGTCCAAGTGCGATCCGCTACGCCGGAGTCGAAGAGCAGCTTGAACAGCTTGGCTATGCCGTATACGATGAAGGCAATATCACTGTAGAATTAAAAGAAAGAGCGGCTGCTGATCCCGATACCAATTTAAAAAATCTTGCAGCCGTTGCAGAAGGAAATGAATTACTCGCAAAAAAAATCCAGGAAAGCACCGCACAGGATCGATTCCCTTTGATTCTTGGAGGCGATCATAGTATTGCGATCGGTACGCTCGCAGGAGTCGCAAAAGATAATCCGAATTTAGGTGTTATTTGGTTCGATGCCCATGGAGATTTAAATACGGCCGAAACGTCTCCTTCAGGAAATATTCATGGAATGCCCCTTGCTGTAAGCATTGGAATTGGACATCCTCTCCTTACCAACATTGGCGGTTATGCTCCCAAAATCAAACCTGAAAACATTGTTATTATCGGTGCCCGTGACCTGGATGATGGAGAAAGAGAATTAATTAAAGAAACAGGCATTAAAGTGTATACGATGCATGAAATTGACCGCCTTGGCATGACTTCCGTTATGCAGGAAACGATCAGCTACTTGCGGGAAAGAACGAATGGGGTTCACCTTTCTCTTGATCTGGATGGACTGGATCCGCAGGAAGCACCAGGCGTTGGAACACCTGTGCCAGGCGGCATTACATATCGCGAAGGCCATCTTGCAATGGAAATGCTTGAGGAAGAAGGCATTATTACATCTGCGGAATTTGTGGAAGTAAACCCGATTTTAGATGAAAAGAATAAAACAGGAAATGCTGCCGTTGCACTTATTTGCTCTTTGTTTGGGGAAAAGCTGCTTTAA